A single window of Paenibacillus sp. FSL H8-0537 DNA harbors:
- a CDS encoding ATP-binding protein translates to MLNRKNMGMFLMIIGIMGTIFALIFHNVADKQDVRAVNGVLDLSNWSFVEKGAVKLDGEWEFYPGQLLTPKDFVIASQMPQEQAPPSKLVNVPGKWNDYLSGEGSRAGIGYGTYRLKIQLPSHLREIYGVYTSNIRMANRIYLNNQMIGASGAPAANEYDGVQNNVPYIGLGTVAGDSVELIVQVANYSYATGGIIYSITFGEQHTIIKNREMDILLGVLTIAGFLIPGLFCLLLYALRKQEKGLMFLGLFCLSSMIFMMTQGERLISQLLPDLPYSFVLKLQPISSVFVYYFLLCIVNEMLPGIVHPKVMRFLKWLASITILLELIATPLFISKLEVLIMAQGLLMIVYYIYVIIRGVGRKAYTDPYWFLSLQSIVMMMLASMMRAYGFLESTMLISFEMLLFVFAHAGLFAKRFTKSIREVEQLSEKLLTLDGLKDEFMTMTSHELRTPLHGIINMAASMLEGAAGPLNNTKQAEHLSMIVSTGKQLSALIQDILEFAELRGGVMKLAKRKIYFQPVLHAVVEVVEHLLIDKQVQIQQRLPANLPLLDADEDRLRQILYNLLGNAAKATIQGKITISAVTQANKVRVDISDTGMGMSPEQLETIFLSERKAKAALAGFQGSGFGLRITKQLVELGGGTISVHSIAGKGTTFSFTIPIAQGQQTDEADIPYQEQAAAIELTAMLNIPPPAAEFRVLVVDDDPINLQVLINLLSIERCEVTAVRSGDEALEEALAAPAKYDLVITDWMMPKMSGIELCRKIRERFLLSELPVLLLTARTKPEDIKLGFEAGVNDYVGKPVDAGELRARVQTLLALRKSVKLAVQAEMAFLQAQIKPHFLYNALNTIIAICPVDPYKAMELLIELSQFLRSSFDFHNRDKMTTIERELELVKSYLTLEKARFDERLKIEYEISCDELALIPPLTIQPIVENAVNHGVMKKEEGGTIKLKISEVDNCIMVLVEDDGVGFSTERLSQVLSDKGTGRVGLSNIHQRLINLYGSGLVIDGQRQHGAEVSFRYPKELRAGTYNEL, encoded by the coding sequence ATGCTTAATCGAAAGAATATGGGCATGTTCCTGATGATAATAGGAATTATGGGCACAATTTTCGCGCTTATTTTCCATAATGTTGCAGATAAACAGGATGTGCGTGCTGTAAATGGCGTGTTGGACTTGAGTAACTGGAGTTTTGTAGAAAAGGGGGCAGTGAAGCTGGATGGCGAGTGGGAGTTTTATCCTGGCCAGCTGCTGACTCCAAAAGATTTTGTCATAGCTAGCCAGATGCCGCAGGAGCAGGCTCCACCGAGCAAGCTGGTGAATGTGCCGGGTAAATGGAATGATTATTTGTCTGGAGAAGGAAGTAGGGCGGGCATTGGCTACGGCACTTATCGCTTGAAAATTCAGCTTCCCAGCCATTTGCGAGAAATATATGGGGTTTATACCTCAAACATTCGCATGGCCAATCGCATTTATTTAAACAATCAAATGATTGGCGCCAGTGGTGCCCCAGCTGCAAATGAGTACGATGGCGTTCAGAACAATGTGCCTTATATTGGTCTTGGCACCGTTGCGGGCGATTCGGTCGAGCTCATTGTGCAGGTGGCAAACTACAGCTATGCTACAGGCGGCATTATTTATTCCATTACCTTCGGAGAGCAGCACACCATTATCAAAAACCGTGAGATGGATATTTTGCTAGGGGTGCTGACGATTGCCGGATTTTTGATTCCAGGTTTATTTTGCTTGCTGTTATATGCGCTTAGAAAACAGGAGAAGGGGCTGATGTTTCTCGGGCTTTTTTGCCTCTCGTCCATGATTTTTATGATGACCCAAGGGGAACGGCTCATTTCCCAGCTGCTTCCTGATCTGCCGTATTCCTTCGTGCTGAAGCTGCAGCCAATCTCATCGGTGTTTGTGTATTATTTTTTATTATGCATCGTGAATGAAATGCTGCCAGGCATCGTTCATCCCAAAGTGATGCGGTTCTTGAAATGGCTTGCGAGCATCACCATTTTGCTGGAGCTCATTGCGACGCCATTATTTATATCGAAGCTGGAAGTATTAATTATGGCTCAAGGCTTGTTGATGATCGTTTATTATATTTATGTCATTATCCGCGGGGTAGGACGCAAAGCGTATACGGATCCCTACTGGTTTTTAAGTCTTCAGAGCATCGTCATGATGATGCTTGCTTCCATGATGCGGGCCTACGGATTTTTGGAAAGCACCATGCTCATTTCCTTCGAAATGCTGCTGTTTGTGTTCGCCCACGCGGGCTTGTTCGCGAAACGCTTTACGAAATCAATTCGCGAGGTGGAGCAGCTGTCAGAGAAGCTGCTGACGCTTGATGGGCTCAAGGATGAATTTATGACGATGACCTCGCACGAGCTGAGGACGCCGCTGCACGGCATTATTAATATGGCAGCCTCCATGCTGGAAGGCGCTGCCGGGCCGCTGAACAATACGAAGCAGGCGGAGCATTTATCGATGATTGTCTCGACCGGCAAGCAGCTGTCCGCCCTTATTCAGGATATTTTGGAATTCGCGGAGCTGAGGGGCGGTGTGATGAAGCTGGCGAAGCGAAAAATTTATTTTCAGCCTGTGCTTCATGCGGTCGTGGAGGTTGTGGAGCATCTGCTCATCGACAAGCAGGTGCAGATTCAGCAGCGGCTGCCCGCCAATTTGCCTTTGCTGGATGCGGATGAGGATCGGCTGCGGCAAATTTTGTACAACTTGCTGGGCAATGCAGCGAAGGCGACCATTCAAGGGAAAATTACAATTAGTGCGGTGACGCAGGCAAATAAGGTAAGGGTGGACATTTCGGATACGGGAATGGGCATGTCGCCTGAGCAGCTGGAAACGATTTTTCTTTCTGAACGTAAAGCAAAGGCTGCACTGGCGGGCTTTCAAGGCTCGGGCTTCGGACTGCGCATTACGAAGCAGCTTGTGGAGCTGGGCGGGGGAACCATTAGCGTCCATTCTATTGCAGGAAAAGGGACTACGTTCAGCTTTACAATACCAATCGCACAAGGCCAGCAAACAGACGAGGCTGATATCCCCTATCAGGAGCAGGCCGCCGCAATCGAGCTTACGGCTATGCTGAATATACCGCCGCCCGCTGCTGAATTCCGCGTACTCGTCGTTGACGATGATCCGATTAATTTGCAGGTGCTCATTAATTTGCTTTCCATCGAACGCTGCGAGGTAACGGCGGTAAGAAGCGGGGATGAAGCGCTTGAAGAGGCGCTTGCTGCTCCGGCCAAATATGATTTGGTCATTACGGACTGGATGATGCCGAAAATGTCGGGCATTGAGCTTTGCCGCAAAATCCGCGAGCGCTTCCTGCTGTCTGAGCTGCCGGTGCTGCTGCTCACGGCCAGAACGAAGCCAGAGGACATTAAGCTCGGCTTTGAAGCAGGGGTCAACGATTATGTTGGCAAGCCCGTTGATGCAGGCGAGCTGCGTGCCCGGGTTCAAACGCTGCTGGCACTCCGCAAGTCGGTTAAGCTGGCCGTACAGGCGGAAATGGCATTTTTACAGGCGCAAATCAAGCCTCATTTTTTATATAATGCCTTGAATACGATTATAGCGATTTGTCCGGTAGATCCGTATAAAGCAATGGAGCTGCTGATTGAGTTAAGCCAGTTTTTGCGCAGCAGCTTTGATTTCCATAATCGCGATAAAATGACGACGATCGAACGTGAGCTGGAGCTGGTTAAGTCCTATTTGACGCTGGAAAAGGCGCGTTTTGATGAAAGGCTTAAAATTGAATACGAAATTAGCTGCGATGAGCTTGCGCTTATACCTCCGCTGACCATTCAGCCGATTGTGGAAAATGCGGTTAATCACGGCGTCATGAAAAAAGAAGAAGGCGGCACCATTAAGCTGAAAATTTCTGAAGTGGATAACTGTATTATGGTTCTTGTAGAGGACGATGGTGTAGGCTTTTCCACGGAACGATTATCGCAGGTGCTTTCGGACAAAGGGACGGGACGCGTAGGCTTGAGCAACATTCATCAAAGGCTGATTAATTTGTACGGCAGCGGTTTGGTCATTGATGGACAGCGGCAGCACGGAGCGGAGGTAAGCTTCCGCTATCCGAAAGAGCTGCGAGCAGGCACGTATAACGAACTATGA
- a CDS encoding response regulator, producing MRVILIDDEKPALAHIEWLFERDGRLQVAAKFTSARDGIQDVRNTPAQIVFLDINMPGLNGLEAAEHIRSINPDIRIVYITAYSEYAIEAFEHNALDYLLKPVHPERFKKTITRIMEDYSRGKPENQPLPGRQVLCFKRLAFHDDGKTNTSLRLRTLKAQELFAFLLHYKDQWVAKQQLLDTLWPDSDYEKAMMLLHTSVYQIRKLMKDWKVEALVEFALDSYRLTSNGLKLDVEQFELGVAAIRVIDTEQQRIAAEQTLSLYAGDYFEEHDFLWARQRRDELRAKYVRFVRSLIHYEMNAGHEQDALKRLLLLHEQEPYSDELCRQVLKLLGQLGEQEALVLYYDDFARLLLEDLNCEPEPETKHVIKQLKGAI from the coding sequence ATGAGAGTCATTTTAATTGATGATGAAAAGCCGGCGCTCGCTCACATTGAATGGTTGTTCGAGCGGGACGGACGCTTACAGGTGGCAGCAAAATTCACCTCGGCCAGAGATGGCATTCAGGATGTGCGGAACACGCCCGCCCAGATCGTCTTTCTGGACATTAATATGCCGGGCCTGAATGGGCTTGAGGCGGCGGAGCATATCCGCAGCATTAACCCGGATATCCGTATCGTATACATAACGGCCTATTCGGAATATGCGATTGAAGCGTTTGAGCACAATGCGCTCGATTATTTGCTGAAGCCCGTACATCCTGAGCGGTTTAAGAAGACGATTACCCGCATTATGGAGGATTACAGTCGGGGCAAGCCGGAGAATCAGCCGCTGCCAGGCAGGCAGGTGCTCTGCTTCAAGCGGCTGGCGTTTCATGACGATGGAAAAACGAATACGAGCCTCCGGCTGCGGACGCTGAAAGCGCAGGAGCTGTTTGCTTTTTTACTGCATTATAAAGATCAATGGGTCGCCAAGCAGCAGCTTCTTGACACGCTATGGCCCGATTCGGATTATGAGAAAGCGATGATGCTGCTCCATACGTCCGTCTATCAAATTCGCAAGCTGATGAAAGATTGGAAAGTAGAGGCGCTCGTTGAGTTTGCGCTTGACAGCTATCGTCTGACGAGCAATGGATTAAAGCTGGATGTCGAGCAGTTTGAGCTGGGAGTTGCCGCGATTCGCGTAATTGATACGGAGCAGCAGCGTATTGCGGCGGAGCAGACGCTCAGCCTTTATGCTGGGGACTATTTTGAAGAGCATGATTTTCTATGGGCTCGGCAGCGCAGGGATGAGCTTAGAGCGAAATATGTGCGGTTTGTTCGCAGTCTTATCCACTATGAGATGAACGCTGGGCATGAGCAGGATGCGCTTAAGAGACTGCTGCTGCTGCATGAGCAGGAGCCTTACTCGGATGAGCTATGCCGGCAGGTTTTAAAGCTGTTGGGCCAGCTGGGCGAACAGGAGGCACTTGTCCTCTATTATGACGATTTTGCACGATTGCTTCTCGAAGACTTAAATTGTGAGCCGGAGCCAGAGACGAAGCATGTGATA